TTACTAAGTTTACGGTTATGGGAATCGTACAGATTAAACCTATACTTCCTGAGACGGCACGCAATATCTCGGCCGATAAAATTTCCAAATTTATGATTTCGGTAAACCCGTGCGAAAAAATGATAAAGAGTAAAAGTACGGGAATTGACGTACTAACATAGGCTAAAATAAGCGTATTGGACATTGAACCTATAATATCCCGCCCTATATTCATCCCAGATTTGATCAGCTGCTTATTCGGTATCTTAGGACTTACAGATACAATCTCCCACATTGAAGAAGAAATAGACATAGCTACATCCATAACGGCTCCGAGGGAGCCTATCATAATGCCTGCAAATAAAAGTCCCTGATAATCTATTTTACGGTACTGCGGAACAAAGGCTAACATTTGAGCATCCTCATTTCCCAAACCTGAAAGTCTTAGAATTTTTCCTGCAACAAAGGCAAAAAGGCCTGCTATAATAACCCCGCCTATAGTTCCCAAAATAGCCGTATAGGTTTTGTTATTCATTCCCGAAATAATAAAAAGAGTAATAACGGAGGCAAGACTGCAAATTATAATAGCCCAAAAGATAGGATTATAACCTTGAAGGATAAGGGGAAGAAAAATGCCGAATATCAGGCCTATGGTAAGCCCTAGGGAGATAAGAGCCTTTAGACCGTTTTTTTTGCCGACAAAAATTAAAACCGCTGCAAAAATAAAAATAAGAGCATAGACCTTATAGTCCCTTGCCCTCTCATAAATGCGCAAGTTGTTTACCTTCCCTGTTTCATCTTCATCCAGCTGTAAGATGAGCTTTTCGTTTACCTTAAAAATAAGTTTATAAGGAATGGCGAGCTCTATAGTATTCCGGATTGTATAAACCTCACCCCTATGCTTTCCGGTTAAAATTTTTATCTTTAAATGCTGATAACGGAAGTCCGACTCTATCGGAATATCGGGGCGTTTTTCCTTTGTATCGTCATAAACGATTTCGATAACTTTAGCCTTAACGACCTGACTTTCGGGAGCATTTATATATGTACTATAATAACTGCTTAAGCCATCATACTTCTTCTCCATATCTTGAGATAAATTTTCAGAGGAAATTCGCCCTGTGTCTTCTGCATATAAATTAAAAAATAAGAGGCTTACAATAAAAAGGAAAATACGTTTCATGTCCGGTTCCGTTCATCTTTACTTAGAAGCCTCTAAAAACATCAGTTTTTAGAGGCTTCCTTTAATAAAAAGCGGCGAGAAAGTTTTCTACACCGCTTTTATAATCGAATCCTGTTATTTGCTTATATCTTTAATATAATCGACAGGTATGGGTTTAATTGTTTTAGCCTTTTTAATGGCGTCAATGAGAGCATCTCTTATAGATACGCTTTCGGCAGAATTTGTTGCCTTGCTAAAATCATAGGAATCTCCTCCCGTAAACATAAAGCTGTTTACCACAACCTTATATTTTTTATTCATATCAAGGGGTGTTCCGTCCATAAGAGTAATCTTTGTGATTCTGTTTTCAAAAGGCTTTCTACCGTCATATTCTACCCTTAAACCTGCAAATTGACCGTCGGTAATATTAGGATTCATTATACCGTGATCGATTGCCTTTTTAATCTCAGAACCTGGAAGATCGAAAACGACAAGATAATTATCAAAGGGCATAATCTCATAAAGGTCGCCTACGGTGATATTGCCTGCTGCAAGGGTTCGGCGTAAGCCTCCTCCGTTTTGAATGGCTATATCGGCCTTTCCCAATTGGCGCTGAACTTCAGCTGCCCATGCACCCAAAAGGGTATTGCTTCCCTTTTCGCTTCTTTCATGGGTAAACTCGCCCTCAGCAACACCGATTACTTCACCCATAATAGGTTTCAGCTCCGTGTCATATTTTGCAAAGAGAGCCTTGCCTTTTTCATCCTCGATAAGAGAATCTTTGTGCTTGTAGATTTCATCGACTGCGGATTCAATCTTTGCAATCTTGTTCTCGCTTCCGAAGGTGATGCTGAGTTTACCTACAGCCCTGCCGTAACAATAGGCTTGAAGTATGGGAATACCGTTTACATTTCCTGAAACTGTTCGATGGCTGTGAGCCGAAAGAACAGCATCCAAACCCTTAATTTCGGTAAGTTTAACGGCATTGCCGCTGATTTTTCCATCTTCTTGGAATGAATCGATGTGGGTTAAGGCAATAATTGCATCGGGCTTGCCTTCTTTAGCCTTTCCGGCTAATAGATAGTTTACCCATTCTTGGCCTGTTTTTACCGGATCGGTAAATTCCAAACCGCTTACATGTTCAGCACTTGTCAATACGGCCGTATCGGGGTGAGCCAAACCGATAAAGGCAATCTTGTAATTTCCTTTTTTGATGATTGAATAGGGCTTTGCCCATGATACGGGCTTTCCCGTCTTCTTTTCGACAATGTTTGCAGCCAAGAAGGTAAAGTTTCCGTCCTTTTGCCACTTTGTCATGCGGTTTGAACCCCAGTCAAATTCATGGTTACCTACGGCACAGACCTTTACATCCATAGCCCTCATCATAGCCGAAACGGGAGCTCCGTAGGTAAGATTGGATATGGCTGTTCCTTGATAGTTATCGCCTCCTGCAACCACAATGGTGTTAGGATTTTCCATTCCGGCAGTGCGGACATAGCCTATCATCTTAGCCATACCGGCATTCTTTCCCTTTCCGGGACGGGTATCTTCTGCAACGTTTCCGTGAAAGTCGTTAAAAAGAAGAATATCGACCTGGTTTGCAGGGGCATTTGCCTCAATTCCCGCATACTGACCGCTTACATCATGGGATTCGGTTTCACATCCTGTAAAAGCGGCACTCAGGATGAGAACGATCACAACAAAGCCTGCGGCTTTAAAAAATTTGCTGTTCTTCATAAGCATACTCCTATAAAAGCTTCTAATAATTTGATAATAAAATTATACACCAGTATAAGAAAAATTACAAGTTTTCTTTACACCTTACCAAGAATTTTTCGGCTATGGGTTTATCGGTTTTGATGATACAGGGATGACCGTGGCAAACCCAATCCATTTTTTCTTTTGTGTCGGGTTTAAGAAGGGTATAGTCCCTGTCCTCTATAGAACAAATATCGGGGCCGACATATTCGAGCGGAATACAGGAATCTATCTTATTCATCGAAATAAATTCATATTCATTTTCCGAAAGTCTTTTACCGATTTTGCCCGCAAGCATGTAGGGAGACTTTGACTCGCCTGCGGTTGTCTTATTTGCTTCCGCACTCGAAAAATAAAAGCCTGTAGAAAACTCCCGGTGGGCCGTATTGTACAATTCTTCTACAAAGGGAGCCGCTTCATCGGCGCTTATTTTTCCGTTTAAAAAATCTATTTTTTTGCGGTAGGCCCTTGCGGTTAAGGCCGTATAGTAAATGCTTTTCATGCGGCCTTCGATTTTTAAAGAATCGACCCCTGCTTCTTTCATCTTGTCGAGGTAGTCTATCATACACAAATCTTTTGAAGAAAAAAGGGCCGTATAGTTTTCGCCCTCTTCTACGGGAAAAAGCTCGCCCTTCCGCTCTGATTCTTCGACAAAGAAGTGTCCGTCTTTTTCGGAATACATCTTATAATTCCAGCGGCAAGAATGGGTACAGGCACCTGCGTTTGCGCTTCGGTCGGTAAGATAGGCGCTTATCAGGCAGCGTCCAGAATAAGAAATACACATTGCCCCATGCACAAAACATTCAAGCTCTATTTCGGGAACCCTTTGTTTTATTTCGCGCACATCCTCAAGGCTTGCTTCCCTTCCCAAAACCACGCGGGAAAAACCTAAGTCCTTGTACACCCTTACAGCCTCATAGTTTATGCAGTTTGCCTGCGTACTTAAATGAAGCGGAATATCGGGAAAGTTTTCTTTTAAAATTCGGGCGGCTCCCAAATCTTGAACTATAAAGGCATCGAAGGGATATTGCTTAAAATATTTTACCTCTTCTAAAAGTTTTTTTAAGTCCTCATTATGAAAAGAAATATTTATTGCGCAATAAAGTTTTTTTGTTAAGCCGCGTTTTTTGTATTCTTCTTTTAAAAGGGAAATATTTTTATATTCTTCTCCCGAAAAATTATCGGCCTTGGCTCTAAGCGAAAAGTTTTTTAATCCTATATAGGCTGCATCGGCTCCGTACTCCCATGCATAATCCAATTTTTCAAAATTACCCGCAGGCGAAAGAAGCTCCATTATTATTCCCCTATCAAATCGGCCTTATTTTCTATCACCGAGCCCTTATCAAAAAAGCCGGTTATTTTTTTTCCGACAGCTTCAACTTCAAGATGAGCATTGGCAAAGTAATCGGGAACAGCCTGAAACAAATGCGGCATGTTATCCTTTTTATCGAGTATAGCCCTTCCTCCGGCCTTTTCTATTTTTTCGCAAAGCCTGATTGAGTCATCTAAAAGAATCTCATTACTGCCGCATTGAATAAAAACAGGCGGGAAATTTTCAAAGTTTCCAAAAATAGGAGAAACAAGCTCGTTGGTAAGATTTTTTTCTTCCGTGTATAATTGGGCGGCTCCCAATAAAGCTTCTTGAGAAAAAACAAAATCTTTTTTGCGGTTTACGCTTAAGCCCTCGCTTGAACAGCTTAAATCCACCCAAGGCGAAAATAAAATCAGTAAGGCAGGCAGAGGAAGACGCTTATTTTTTAAATAATGGATTAGCGAAAGAATCAAGCCGCCCCCTGCCCCGTCTCCTGCAAGAATCAAATTTGCAGATTCAACCTTATGCGATTCTATAAGCCTTGCATAGACCTTGTAAACATCTTCAAGGGCGGCAGGAAAGAGATGTTCGGGAGCCGTC
The DNA window shown above is from Treponema denticola and carries:
- a CDS encoding YibE/F family protein, with amino-acid sequence MKRIFLFIVSLLFFNLYAEDTGRISSENLSQDMEKKYDGLSSYYSTYINAPESQVVKAKVIEIVYDDTKEKRPDIPIESDFRYQHLKIKILTGKHRGEVYTIRNTIELAIPYKLIFKVNEKLILQLDEDETGKVNNLRIYERARDYKVYALIFIFAAVLIFVGKKNGLKALISLGLTIGLIFGIFLPLILQGYNPIFWAIIICSLASVITLFIISGMNNKTYTAILGTIGGVIIAGLFAFVAGKILRLSGLGNEDAQMLAFVPQYRKIDYQGLLFAGIMIGSLGAVMDVAMSISSSMWEIVSVSPKIPNKQLIKSGMNIGRDIIGSMSNTLILAYVSTSIPVLLLFIIFSHGFTEIINLEILSAEILRAVSGSIGLICTIPITVNLVNIFRKN
- a CDS encoding 5'-nucleotidase C-terminal domain-containing protein — protein: MKNSKFFKAAGFVVIVLILSAAFTGCETESHDVSGQYAGIEANAPANQVDILLFNDFHGNVAEDTRPGKGKNAGMAKMIGYVRTAGMENPNTIVVAGGDNYQGTAISNLTYGAPVSAMMRAMDVKVCAVGNHEFDWGSNRMTKWQKDGNFTFLAANIVEKKTGKPVSWAKPYSIIKKGNYKIAFIGLAHPDTAVLTSAEHVSGLEFTDPVKTGQEWVNYLLAGKAKEGKPDAIIALTHIDSFQEDGKISGNAVKLTEIKGLDAVLSAHSHRTVSGNVNGIPILQAYCYGRAVGKLSITFGSENKIAKIESAVDEIYKHKDSLIEDEKGKALFAKYDTELKPIMGEVIGVAEGEFTHERSEKGSNTLLGAWAAEVQRQLGKADIAIQNGGGLRRTLAAGNITVGDLYEIMPFDNYLVVFDLPGSEIKKAIDHGIMNPNITDGQFAGLRVEYDGRKPFENRITKITLMDGTPLDMNKKYKVVVNSFMFTGGDSYDFSKATNSAESVSIRDALIDAIKKAKTIKPIPVDYIKDISK
- a CDS encoding peptidase U32 family protein codes for the protein MELLSPAGNFEKLDYAWEYGADAAYIGLKNFSLRAKADNFSGEEYKNISLLKEEYKKRGLTKKLYCAINISFHNEDLKKLLEEVKYFKQYPFDAFIVQDLGAARILKENFPDIPLHLSTQANCINYEAVRVYKDLGFSRVVLGREASLEDVREIKQRVPEIELECFVHGAMCISYSGRCLISAYLTDRSANAGACTHSCRWNYKMYSEKDGHFFVEESERKGELFPVEEGENYTALFSSKDLCMIDYLDKMKEAGVDSLKIEGRMKSIYYTALTARAYRKKIDFLNGKISADEAAPFVEELYNTAHREFSTGFYFSSAEANKTTAGESKSPYMLAGKIGKRLSENEYEFISMNKIDSCIPLEYVGPDICSIEDRDYTLLKPDTKEKMDWVCHGHPCIIKTDKPIAEKFLVRCKENL
- a CDS encoding alpha/beta hydrolase fold domain-containing protein, with the translated sequence MQNELKDLRELKKKFKKAVLSRKHTIDELRLAYDDILYSPYVPNNVDLSEIKLRGVDTDVLKPEMAVSGRVILYAHGGSFISGTKKTYRSFCAGLAHEASADLYLPEYKTAPEHLFPAALEDVYKVYARLIESHKVESANLILAGDGAGGGLILSLIHYLKNKRLPLPALLILFSPWVDLSCSSEGLSVNRKKDFVFSQEALLGAAQLYTEEKNLTNELVSPIFGNFENFPPVFIQCGSNEILLDDSIRLCEKIEKAGGRAILDKKDNMPHLFQAVPDYFANAHLEVEAVGKKITGFFDKGSVIENKADLIGE